In the genome of Candidatus Hydrogenedentota bacterium, one region contains:
- a CDS encoding alpha/beta hydrolase — protein MRRTPIQTVVVAAIACLIVVQAGHAGIESLVVPYTAIEDVVYGQKEGMGLTMDVLKPEKNGNGLGIVLISSGSWKSSKSNIPEEVAEMRADHWAMGLLQGGFTTFIVRHGSGPRFTVPEMIEDIRRSVRFIRMKASDYGIDPNHIGITSGSSGGHLALMVGLTGDDGKPDSKDPVERVSSRTQAIVAWFPPTDLINWGGPDGYKMIETIRPNLFKEIFGTITDLPAQLKSISPIYFVTPDDPPLLLIHGDKDATVPVQQSEILKAKYEETGLKVKLIVQPGGPHTYWDGIEKDYVDVCKWFTDSATVGGAVPTS, from the coding sequence ATGAGACGCACCCCTATCCAGACAGTAGTAGTTGCGGCGATCGCGTGCCTGATTGTTGTTCAGGCGGGCCATGCCGGCATTGAATCGTTGGTAGTCCCGTACACGGCGATTGAGGATGTCGTGTACGGTCAGAAGGAAGGCATGGGACTGACCATGGACGTGTTGAAGCCGGAAAAGAACGGCAACGGTCTGGGTATTGTCCTGATATCGAGTGGCAGTTGGAAGTCAAGCAAATCGAACATCCCGGAGGAAGTCGCCGAGATGCGCGCGGACCATTGGGCGATGGGTCTGTTGCAGGGCGGATTCACGACATTCATCGTGCGTCATGGAAGCGGCCCGCGATTTACGGTGCCGGAGATGATTGAAGACATCCGCCGTTCGGTTCGATTCATTCGCATGAAAGCGTCGGACTACGGCATCGATCCGAATCATATCGGCATCACGAGCGGGTCTTCGGGCGGGCACCTCGCATTGATGGTGGGCCTAACCGGCGACGACGGCAAACCCGATTCGAAGGATCCCGTCGAGCGCGTGAGCAGCCGCACGCAGGCAATTGTGGCGTGGTTTCCGCCGACAGATCTCATCAATTGGGGTGGGCCGGACGGATACAAGATGATCGAGACGATACGGCCCAACCTGTTTAAGGAAATTTTCGGTACGATCACGGATTTGCCTGCACAACTGAAATCCATCTCGCCGATCTACTTTGTTACGCCGGACGATCCGCCCCTTCTACTGATTCACGGCGACAAGGATGCGACGGTGCCGGTCCAGCAGTCGGAGATTCTGAAGGCGAAGTACGAAGAGACGGGGCTGAAGGTCAAACTCATCGTCCAGCCGGGCGGCCCGCATACCTATTGGGACGGTATCGAAAAGGATTACGTGGACGTGTGCAAGTGGTTTACGGATTCTGCCACTGTAGGGGGAGCTGTCCCTACGTCGTAG
- a CDS encoding YdeI/OmpD-associated family protein has protein sequence MNRHADTYFTDGCGRCPRGGTPECSVNTWAKELAELRAIVLACGLTEESKWGVPCYTFQNRNILLMHAFREYCSLDFFKGALLKDAKKILVRQTENVQAARQMRFTDVREVTKMASTLKAYILEAIEIERAGLKIDYKKTADFAIPVEFQNKLDEVPALKNAFNALTPGRQRAYLLHFSAPKQSKTRESRVAKCMPQILKGKGLHD, from the coding sequence ATGAATCGACACGCCGACACTTACTTCACCGATGGCTGCGGTCGCTGCCCGAGAGGAGGCACGCCGGAATGCAGCGTCAACACGTGGGCCAAGGAACTCGCCGAATTGAGAGCGATAGTCCTCGCCTGCGGCCTCACCGAAGAGTCGAAGTGGGGAGTCCCGTGTTACACGTTTCAGAATCGCAACATCCTCTTGATGCACGCATTCAGAGAATACTGTTCGCTCGACTTCTTCAAGGGGGCTCTGTTAAAGGACGCCAAGAAAATACTGGTCCGGCAAACGGAAAACGTGCAAGCCGCGCGCCAGATGCGATTCACCGATGTCCGCGAGGTAACCAAGATGGCATCCACGCTGAAGGCCTACATTCTCGAAGCCATCGAAATCGAAAGAGCGGGCTTGAAGATCGACTACAAAAAGACCGCCGACTTCGCCATTCCCGTGGAATTTCAGAACAAACTCGACGAGGTGCCCGCCCTGAAAAACGCCTTCAACGCCTTAACCCCGGGACGCCAACGCGCCTACCTCCTCCATTTCTCCGCACCCAAACAATCCAAGACCCGAGAATCGCGTGTGGCAAAATGCATGCCTCAGATCCTTAAAGGCAAAGGGCTGCATGACTGA
- a CDS encoding DUF1080 domain-containing protein, translating to MRTLRYMLCAVVVTAILAVSQTTFLASAAEKEEGWTPLIKGDSLDGWTTHGSAKWRIEKGVIIGQSPGGQGHLYAEPVLTDLEVKGTFRITSQGKTANSGLYFRANPPEDKPDDFPRGYEAQICNDTDAFTGWLWKPGTPTGKASKLLAKDGEWFTMRVKAVGDHITIWVNDEQVTDWKDSEYKTGHIALQCHNDQMTVEAKDLFYRDLGKK from the coding sequence ATGCGCACGCTTCGATACATGCTTTGTGCCGTTGTGGTCACGGCAATTCTGGCGGTGAGCCAAACCACATTTCTCGCGTCGGCAGCGGAGAAGGAGGAAGGTTGGACGCCGCTCATCAAGGGTGACAGTCTTGATGGTTGGACGACACATGGCAGTGCCAAGTGGCGAATCGAGAAGGGCGTTATCATTGGGCAGTCACCGGGAGGGCAGGGACACTTGTACGCGGAACCGGTGCTTACGGACCTTGAGGTCAAGGGCACGTTTCGTATCACGAGCCAAGGGAAGACAGCGAACAGCGGACTTTACTTCCGCGCCAATCCACCTGAGGACAAGCCTGATGATTTCCCGCGCGGTTATGAAGCGCAGATCTGCAATGACACGGATGCGTTTACAGGGTGGCTGTGGAAACCCGGCACGCCGACAGGTAAAGCATCCAAGCTTCTCGCCAAAGATGGCGAATGGTTCACCATGCGCGTGAAGGCCGTCGGCGATCACATCACGATTTGGGTGAATGACGAGCAGGTGACCGACTGGAAAGACAGCGAGTACAAAACCGGTCACATTGCGTTGCAGTGCCACAACGATCAGATGACCGTCGAAGCGAAGGATCTCTTCTATCGCGATTTAGGCAAGAAGTGA
- a CDS encoding dihydrofolate reductase family protein, with protein sequence MRKLIASMFATLDGIIQAPGGPEEDPTGGFTHGGWVFDFWDEGVDISDAGFDGGNRDLVLGRRTYEIFEAYWPYQPADQPIAKTLNEAKKYVASRTLTKLDWANSTLIHGDVVSAIKTLKAQPGLDLQMIGSGNLVQTLQAASLIDEYHVWTFPVVLGRGKRLFSESTKPTALRLVRSRVSATGVVMSTYEPCGDFQPSSYPSTEPSEKELARRERMAKGVW encoded by the coding sequence ATGAGAAAACTCATCGCATCTATGTTCGCGACGCTTGACGGCATCATCCAAGCACCAGGCGGACCGGAAGAAGACCCCACGGGCGGTTTCACTCATGGTGGTTGGGTATTCGACTTCTGGGACGAGGGCGTGGATATCTCAGATGCAGGCTTCGACGGCGGAAATCGCGATTTGGTGCTGGGGCGCAGGACCTACGAGATATTCGAGGCGTACTGGCCGTATCAGCCTGCCGACCAACCGATTGCGAAAACGCTCAATGAAGCGAAAAAGTACGTTGCCTCGCGCACACTGACAAAGCTCGACTGGGCCAACTCGACGTTGATCCACGGCGATGTCGTTTCGGCGATCAAAACTCTCAAGGCCCAACCAGGCCTCGACCTGCAGATGATCGGCAGCGGTAATCTGGTCCAAACGCTCCAGGCCGCGTCACTGATAGACGAGTACCACGTGTGGACTTTTCCCGTGGTGCTCGGGCGGGGTAAGCGTCTCTTCAGTGAGAGCACCAAGCCCACCGCCTTGCGGCTCGTTCGCTCTCGTGTTTCCGCTACGGGCGTTGTCATGAGTACCTATGAACCATGCGGCGATTTCCAACCCAGCTCATACCCGAGTACCGAACCGAGCGAGAAGGAGTTGGCCCGTCGAGAAAGAATGGCGAAGGGAGTGTGGTGA
- a CDS encoding dihydrofolate reductase family protein — MTRVRVESFTISLDGYGAGPHQDISNPLGVGGTDLHQWAIPTYTFQRALFGKTSGTTGIDNDFAERGFRNVGAWILGRNMFGPIRGPWPDMNWKGWWGDNPPYHVPVFVLTHHARPPIEMEGNTTFHFITGGIHEALDRAREAAAGRDVRIGGGANTIQQYLREGLIDELHIAISPILLGSGERLFDGVNLRALGYECVEFAGSEKATHVVLRR, encoded by the coding sequence ATGACACGAGTTCGCGTTGAGAGCTTCACCATCTCGCTCGACGGATACGGAGCGGGTCCGCATCAAGATATCAGCAATCCGCTTGGTGTTGGCGGGACAGATTTGCACCAGTGGGCAATCCCCACATACACGTTCCAGCGGGCACTTTTTGGCAAGACCAGCGGCACGACAGGGATTGACAATGACTTCGCCGAGCGTGGCTTCCGCAATGTTGGGGCATGGATTCTCGGAAGGAACATGTTCGGACCCATTCGCGGCCCCTGGCCGGACATGAACTGGAAAGGCTGGTGGGGAGACAACCCGCCGTATCACGTTCCAGTCTTCGTCTTGACCCATCATGCGCGTCCACCCATCGAAATGGAAGGCAACACGACGTTTCACTTCATCACGGGCGGCATTCATGAAGCGCTCGATCGGGCGCGAGAAGCGGCCGCAGGAAGAGACGTGCGGATTGGCGGTGGGGCCAACACAATCCAGCAGTACCTTCGTGAGGGTCTCATCGATGAGCTGCACATTGCCATCTCACCCATCCTGCTCGGTTCTGGAGAGCGACTATTCGATGGCGTTAACTTACGGGCTCTGGGATACGAATGCGTTGAATTTGCAGGGTCGGAGAAAGCTACGCATGTAGTCCTACGTCGTTAA
- the tsaA gene encoding tRNA (N6-threonylcarbamoyladenosine(37)-N6)-methyltransferase TrmO, whose translation MHLEPIGTFHCEARYPYDAARQSPIAESNGGNIVFEKGHNYEQALQNLGGFSHIWLIYVFHLNQNWKPMVQPPRASRKVGVFASRAPYRPNPIGLSCVELISIQGLIVNVGPHDLLDGTPILDIKPYLPYADSFPEAKCGWVEDVAEDLWEVCFALEADQQLAWLERAGVKAIRAFLRQQLRELPFDQQRKRIRPIAGTQWEIAYRTWRIDYGVDETARRVMVQRVRSAYTDEDLLSLDDRYEDKAQHREFRNAFRT comes from the coding sequence ATGCATCTTGAGCCCATTGGTACATTCCACTGCGAGGCACGGTACCCCTACGACGCCGCGCGCCAGTCGCCTATCGCAGAATCAAACGGCGGCAATATCGTGTTTGAGAAAGGCCACAACTACGAGCAAGCCTTGCAGAACCTCGGAGGCTTCTCGCATATCTGGCTAATCTACGTCTTTCACCTCAACCAGAATTGGAAGCCCATGGTCCAGCCACCGCGAGCCTCGCGCAAAGTGGGCGTGTTTGCCAGCCGCGCGCCATACCGCCCCAACCCAATTGGCCTCTCCTGCGTGGAACTGATCTCAATCCAAGGCCTGATCGTGAATGTCGGTCCCCACGACCTCCTCGACGGTACGCCCATACTTGACATAAAGCCCTACCTTCCCTATGCCGACAGCTTTCCCGAAGCGAAGTGCGGCTGGGTCGAGGACGTAGCCGAGGACCTGTGGGAAGTATGCTTTGCCCTGGAAGCCGATCAGCAACTCGCTTGGCTGGAACGGGCCGGGGTAAAGGCAATCCGCGCATTCCTCCGTCAACAACTCCGCGAACTCCCCTTCGACCAACAGCGCAAGCGCATCCGGCCGATAGCGGGTACACAGTGGGAAATCGCGTACCGCACGTGGCGGATCGATTATGGCGTAGACGAAACGGCGCGACGGGTGATGGTGCAACGGGTTCGCTCTGCATATACCGATGAGGATTTGCTCAGCTTGGATGATAGATACGAGGACAAGGCGCAACATCGAGAATTTCGCAACGCATTTCGAACGTGA